A stretch of Gallus gallus isolate bGalGal1 chromosome 2, bGalGal1.mat.broiler.GRCg7b, whole genome shotgun sequence DNA encodes these proteins:
- the TMEM74 gene encoding transmembrane protein 74, translating into MACMELLYLAEESRQGALGPAAGWSLPAPHYEQQQQQQHETGEVDSRAAATVAALRCERHCKPSQRSPMAEPTPAPLSSRSGSSPQEHPTPPSSSQPCHLPEHFPGEEDGGKKKPCCCIQELETSFNCVDENVNLEHARSPSSPTGCHDVPQQRSCRELPPEWVHDSPSLVSEEDDTASEAAAGKSLDYGFISAILFLVSGILLVIISYVVPRDVTVDPNTVAAREMERLENESARIGAHLDRCVIAGLCLLTLGGVVLSSLLMMSMWKGELYRRSRFASSKESAKLYGSFNFRMKSGANDNMLELSLVEEDVLAIDN; encoded by the coding sequence ATGGCTTGCATGGAGCTCCTCTACCTGGCCGAGGAGAGCAGGCAGGGTGCCCTGGGCCCCGCTGCCGGCTGGAGCCTGCCCGCCCCTCACtacgagcagcagcagcagcagcagcatgagaCAGGCGAGGTGGactccagagcagcagcaaccGTGGCAGCCCTGCGCTGCGAAAGGCACTGCAAGCCCTCACAGAGGAGCCCCATGGCTGagcccaccccagcacccctgtCCTCCCGCTCGGGCAGCTCACCCCAGGagcaccccacaccccccagcagctcccagccctgccacctGCCCGAGCACTTTCCAGGAGAAGAGGATGGAGGGAAGAAGAAACCCTGCTGCTGTATCCAGGAACTTGAGACATCCTTCAACTGCGTGGATGAAAATGTAAACCTGGAGCATGCAAGAAGTCCCTCCAGTCCAACAGGCTGCCATGATGTTCCTCAGCAGCGCTCCTGCCGGGAGCTGCCTCCCGAGTGGGTGCACGACTCTCCCTCCCTGGTCTCCGAGGAGGATGACACCGCCTcggaggcagcagctgggaaatcCTTGGACTATGGATTCATCAGTGCCATTTTGTTCCTAGTCAGTGGGATTTTGCTGGTGATCATTTCCTATGTGGTACCCAGAGACGTGACTGTGGATCCCAACACGGTGGCTGCCCGGGAGATGGAGAGACTGGAGAATGAGAGTGCCAGGATTGGGGCTCACCTGGACCGCTGCGTTATTGCCGGGCTGTGTCTCCTGACCCTGGGGGGAGTCGTGCTCTCCAGCCTGCTGATGATGTCCATGTGGAAAGGGGAGCTGTACCGGAGGAGCAGGTTTGCATCCTCCAAGGAGTCTGCAAAGCTCTATGGGTCGTTCAATTTCAGAATGAAGTCTGGTGCAAACGATAATATGCTCGAGCTGTCATTAGTTGAGGAAGATGTGCTTGCCATAGATAATTAG